A region from the Pectinophora gossypiella chromosome 29, ilPecGoss1.1, whole genome shotgun sequence genome encodes:
- the LOC126379343 gene encoding putative uncharacterized protein DDB_G0282133 isoform X21: MKNIVGLLVLLAFVAVQGLPNPGRRYDDSDYSVYSEQELSHEENSEQSQEESSDEYESVQSYGGRTRSVKESNTSSKHSESESSNTSQSNKLIISKGDGNVQTTTSSSKSSKTSSSKSEKHSSSRRVIESGYSDDDDYYTKSGRWGSTDDSYYQSDSDERSTIDESEERYRSDKIRQDNDSEQNADGDNNSDIDQDNRNNQNAVAGKGSTITQNNINNQNAVAGKGSTITQNNKNNQNAKAETGSTIIQNHVNNQNARAEEGSTITQNNINDQNAKAGKGSTIYQTYENNQNAKADKGSTITQNSENNQNAKAEKGSSINQSNENNQNARGEKGSTIKQDNESNQNAKGEKGSSIKQTNKNNQNAKAGKGATIRQDNESNQNAKAEKGATIRQDNESNQNAKAERGANIRQDNESNQNAKAEKGATIRQDNESNQNAKAEKGATIRQDNESNQNARGEKGSTIKQTNENNQNAKADRGSTIRQDNESNQNAKAGKGATIRQDNESNQNAHGGKGSTIKQTNENNQNAKADRGSTIRQDNESNQNAKAGKGANIRQDNESNQNARGERGSTIKQTNENNQNAKADSGSTIRQDNESNQNAKAGKGATIRQDNESNQNAHGGKGSTIKQTNENNQNAKADSGSTIRQDNESNQNAKAGKGATIRQDNESNQNAKAGKGATIKQDNESNQNARGERGSTIKQTNENNQNAKADSGSTIRQDNESNQNAKAGKGATIRQDNESNQNAHGGKGSTIKQDNKNNQNAKADRGSTIRQDNESNQNAKAGKGATIRQDNENNQNAHGGKGSIIKQTNENNQNAKADRGSTIRQDNESNQNAKAGKGATIRQDNESNQNAHGERGSTIKQTNENNQNAKADRGSTIRQDNESNQNAKAGKGATIKQDNESNQNARGERGSTIKQTNENNQNAKADKSSTIRQDNESNQNAKAGKGATVRQDNESNQNARGERGSTIKQTNENNQNAKADRGSTIRQDNESNQNAKAGKGATIRQDNESNQNAKAGKGATIKQDNESNQNARGERGSTIKQTNENNQNAKADRGSTIRQDNESNQNAKAGKKATVRQDNESNQNARGERGSTIKQTNENNQNAKADRGSTIRQDNESNQNAKAGKGATIRQDNESNQNAHGGKGSTIKQDNKNNQNAKADRGSTIRQDNENNQNAKADRGSTIRQDNESNQNAKAGKGATIKQDNESNQNARGERGSTIKQTNENNQNAKADSGSTIRQDNESNQNAKAGKGATIRQDNESNQNAHGGKGSNIKQDNKNNQNAKADRGSTIRQDNENNQNAKADRGSTIRQDNESNQNAKAGKGATIKQDNESNQNARGERGSTIKQTNENNQNAKADSGSTIRQDNESNQNAKAGKGATIRQDNESNQNAKAGKGATIKQDNESNQNARGERGSTIKQTNENNQNAKADRGSTIRQDNESNQNAKAGKGATIRQDNESNQNAKAGKGATIKQDNESNQNARGERGSTIKQTNENNQNAKADSGSTIRQDNESNQNAKAGKGATIRQDNESNQNAHGGKGSTIKQDNKNNQKAKADRGSTIRQDNENNQNAKADRGSTIRQDNESNQNAKAGKGATIKQDNESNQNARGERGSTIKQTNENNQNAKADSGSTIRQDNESNQNAKAGKGATIRQDNESNQNAHGGKGSTIKQDNKNNQKAKADRGSTIRQDNENNQNAKADRGSTIRQDNESNQNAKAGKGATIRQDNESNQNAHGGKGSTIKQDNKNNQNAKADRGSTIRQDNESNQNAKAGKGATIRQDNENNQNAHGGMGSTIKQTNENNQNAKADRGSTIRQDNESNQNAKAGKGATIRQDNESNQNARGERGSTIKQTNENNQNAKADRGSTIRQDNESNQNAKAGKGATIRQDNESNQNARGEIGSTIKQANENNQNAKADRGSTIRQDNESNQNAKAGKGATIRQDNENNQNAHGGKGSTIKQTNENNQNAKADRGSTIRQDNESNQNAKAGKGATIRQDNENKQNAHGGKGSTIKQTNENNQNAKADRGSTIRQDNESNQNAKAGKGATIRQDNENKQNAHGGKGSTIKQDNKNNQNAKADRGSTIRQDNESNQNAKAGKGATIRQDNENNQNAKADRGSTIRQDNESNQNAKAGKGATIRQDNENKQNAHGGKGSTIKQDNKNNQNAKADRGSTIRQDNESNQNAKAGKGATIKQDNESNQNARGERGSTIKQTNENNQNAKADSGSTIRQDNESNQNAKAGKGATIRQDNESNQNAHGGKGSTIQQDNKNNQNAKADRGSTIRQDNESNQNAKAGRGATIRQDNENNQNAHGGKGSTIKQDNKNNQNARGGDRSSISQDNENRQIAKAKVCSKVRHTNKNKQNAKGERGTNIGQNNDNNQNAHGGKGSHIKQTNENNQNAKGGKGSTIRQDNENNQNARGGKGSTIRQDNENNQNARGGKGSTIRQDNESNQHAHGGKGSTIRQDNENNQNAHGGKGSHIKQTNENNQNAKGGKGSTIRQDNENNQNARGGKGSTIRQDNESNQNARGGKGSTIRQDNENNQNAKGGKGSTIKQDNRNNQNAAGGNDSVIRQDNKNHQNAETGERSKIKHDKNDHVKDCSKEELNKRKNSTTVKKVTKEVVLKKDKRSEVNESESSKTKEKSKSKVKTVVKTKTVEKTKEQNSKGEKHHCGN; this comes from the exons ATGAAGAATATAGTCGGACTTCTGGTGTTATTG gCTTTTGTCGCTGTCCAGGGTTTACCTA atCCTGGCAGACGTTATGatgattcagattattcagTTTATTCCGAacaag AATTGTCACACGAAGAAAACAGTGAACAGTCTCAGGAGGAGTCTAGCGACGAATATGAATCTGTCCAATCATACGGCGGCAGAACGAGATCAGTTAAAGAAAGCAACACATCTTCAAAACACAGCGAATCCGAATCTAGCAACACCTCACAATCTAACAAACTGATAATATCCAAGGGTGACGGAAACGTACAGACGACAACATCGTCATCAAAATCATCTAAAACTTCTAGCAGCAAATCTGAAAAGCACTCCAGTTCCAGACGTGTAATTGAAAGTGGTTATTCTGATGATGACGATTATTACACGAAATCGGGACGATGGGGATCAACTGACGACTCATATTACCAATCTGACTCTGATGAAAGATCAACTATTGATGAAAGTGAAGAGAGATATCGAAGCGATAAAATACGACAAGACAACGATAGCGAGCAAAATGCTGACGGCGACAACAACTCAGACATAGATCAAGATAACAGGAATAATCAAAATGCTGTTGCTGGAAAAGGGTCGacaataacacaaaataacataaataatcaaAATGCTGTTGCTGGAAAAGGATCGACAATtacacaaaataacaaaaataaccaAAATGCTAAGGCTGAAACAGGATCAACAATAATACAAAACCACGTAAATAACCAGAACGCCAGAGCTGAAGAAGGTTCGACTATTACACAAAACAACATTAATGACCAAAATGCAAAAGCTGGAAAAGGCTCAACAATATACCAGACCTACGAAAATAACCAAAATGCAAAAGCTGATAAAGGATCCACAATAACACAAAATAGCGAAAATAATCAAAACGCGAAAGCAGAAAAAGGCTCTAGTATAAATCAATCTAATGAGAATAACCAGAACGCCAGAGGAGAAAAAGGTTCAACTATAAAACAGgacaacgaaagcaaccagaatgcaAAAGGTGAAAAAGGTTCTAGTATAAAACAGACCAATAAAAACAATCAGAACGCCAAAGCCGGCAAAGGTgcgactatcagacaagataacgaaagcaaccaaaATGCCAAGGCCGAAAAAGGAGCCACTAtaagacaagataacgaaagcaaccagaacgcCAAGGCCGAAAGAGGTGCCaatatcagacaagataacgaaagcaaccagaacgcCAAGGCCGAAAAAGGTGCGAcaatcagacaagataacgaaagcaaccagaacgcCAAGGCCGAAAAAGGTGccactatcagacaagataacgaaagcaaccagaacgcCAGAGGTGAAAAAGGTTCGACGATAAAACAGACAAACGAAAACAATCAGAACGCCAAGGCCGACAGAGGTTCGACTATCAGACAGgacaacgaaagcaaccagaacgcCAAGGCCGGAAAAGGGGccactatcagacaagataacgaaagcaaccaaaatgctcatggcggaaagggCTCGACTATCAAACAGacaaacgaaaacaaccagaacGCCAAGGCCGACAGAGGTTCAACTATCAGACAGgacaacgaaagcaaccagaacgcCAAGGCCGGAAAAGGAGCCAATATCAGACAAGATAatgaaagcaaccagaatgccagAGGTGAAAGAGGTTCGACGATAAAACAGacaaacgaaaacaaccagaatgccaaAGCTGACAGTGGTTCGACTATCAGACAGgacaacgaaagcaaccagaacgcCAAGGCCGGAAAAGGGGccactatcagacaagataacgaaagcaaccagaatgctcatggcggaaaggggtcgacgATAAAACAGacaaacgaaaacaaccagaatgccaaAGCCGACAGTGGTTCGACTATCAGACAGgacaacgaaagcaaccagaacgcCAAGGCCGGAAAAGGGGccactatcagacaagataacgaaagcaaccagaacgcCAAGGCTGGAAAAGGAGCGACTATCaaacaagataacgaaagcaaccagaatgcgAGAGGTGAAAGAGGTTCGACGATAAAACAGacaaacgaaaacaaccagaatgccaaAGCCGACAGTGGTTCGACTATCAGACAGGACAATGAAAGCAACCAGAACGCCAAGGCCGGAAAAGGGGccactatcagacaagataacgaaagcaaccagaatgctcatggcggaaaggggtcgactatcaaACAAGACAACaaaaacaaccagaatgccaaGGCCGACAGAGGTTCGACTATCAGACAGgacaacgaaagcaaccagaatgccaaGGCCGGTAAAGGAGccactatcagacaagataacgaaaacaaccagaatgctcatggcggaaaggggtcgatTATCAAACAGacaaacgaaaacaaccagaacGCCAAGGCCGACAGAGGTTCAACTATCAGACAGgacaacgaaagcaaccagaatgccaaGGCCGGTAAAGGAGccactatcagacaagataacgaaagcaaccagaatgctcatggcgAAAGGGGGTCGACTATCAAACAGacaaacgaaaacaaccagaacGCCAAGGCCGACAGAGGTTCAACTATCAGACAAgacaacgaaagcaaccagaatgccaaAGCCGGTAAAGGAGCCACTATCAAACAAGATAACGAAAGTAACCAAAATGCCAGAGGTGAAAGAGGTTCGACGATAAAACAGACgaacgaaaacaaccagaatgccaaGGCCGACAAAAGCTCAACTATCAGACAGgacaacgaaagcaaccagaacgcCAAGGCCGGAAAAGGAGCCACtgtcagacaagataacgaaagcaaccagaatgccagAGGTGAAAGAGGTTCGACGATAAAACAGACgaacgaaaacaaccagaatgccaaGGCCGACAGAGGCTCAACTATCAGACAGgacaacgaaagcaaccagaacgcCAAGGCTGGAAAAGGAGccactatcagacaagataacgaaagtaACCAGAACGCCAAAGCTGGAAAAGGGGCCACTATCAAACAAGATAACGAAAGTAACCAAAATGCCAGAGGTGAAAGAGGTTCGACGATAAAACAGACgaacgaaaacaaccagaatgctAAGGCCGACAGAGGCTCAACTATCAGACAGgacaacgaaagcaaccagaacgcCAAGGCCGGAAAAAAAGCCACtgtcagacaagataacgaaagcaaccagaatgccagAGGTGAAAGAGGTTCGACGATAAAACAGacaaacgaaaacaaccagaacGCCAAGGCCGACAGAGGTTCAACTATCAGACAGgacaacgaaagcaaccagaacgcCAAAGCCGGAAAAGGAGccactatcagacaagataacgaaagcaaccagaatgctcatggcggaaaggggtcgactatcaaACAAGACAACaaaaacaaccagaatgccaaGGCCGACAGAGGTTCGACTATCAGACAGgacaacgaaaacaaccagaatgccaaGGCCGACAGAGGTTCGACTATCAGACAGgacaacgaaagcaaccagaacgcCAAGGCCGGAAAAGGAGCGACTATAaaacaagataacgaaagcaaccagaatgcgAGAGGTGAAAGAGGTTCGACGATTAAACAGacaaacgaaaacaaccagaatgccaaAGCCGACAGTGGTTCGACTATCAGACAGgacaacgaaagcaaccagaacgcCAAAGCCGGAAAAGGAgcgactatcagacaagataacgaaagcaaccagaatgctcatggcggaaaggggtcgaaTATCAAACAAGACAACaaaaacaaccagaatgccaaGGCCGACAGAGGTTCGACTATCAGACAGgacaacgaaaacaaccagaatgccaaGGCCGACAGAGGTTCGACTATCAGACAGgacaacgaaagcaaccagaacgcCAAGGCCGGAAAAGGAGCGACTATCaaacaagataacgaaagcaaccagaatgcgAGAGGTGAAAGAGGTTCGACGATAAAACAGacaaacgaaaacaaccagaatgccaaAGCCGACAGTGGTTCGACTATCAGACAGgacaacgaaagcaaccagaacgcCAAGGCTGGAAAAGGAGccactatcagacaagataacgaaagtaACCAGAACGCCAAAGCTGGAAAAGGGGCCACTATCAAACAAGATAACGAAAGTAACCAAAATGCCAGAGGTGAAAGAGGTTCGACGATAAAACAGACgaacgaaaacaaccagaacGCCAAGGCCGACAGAGGCTCAACTATCAGACAGgacaacgaaagcaaccagaacgcCAAGGCCGGAAAAGGAGctactatcagacaagataacgaaagcaaccagaacgcCAAGGCTGGAAAAGGAGCGACTATCaaacaagataacgaaagcaaccagaatgcgAGAGGCGAAAGAGGTTCGACGATAAAACAGacaaacgaaaacaaccagaatgccaaAGCCGACAGTGGTTCGACTATCAGACAGgacaacgaaagcaaccagaacgcCAAAGCCGGAAAAGGAGccactatcagacaagataacgaaagcaaccagaatgctcatggcggaaaggggtcgactatcaaACAAGACAACAAAAACAACCAGAAAGCCAAGGCCGACAGAGGTTCGACTATCAGACAGgacaacgaaaacaaccagaatgccaaGGCCGACAGAGGTTCGACTATCAGACAGgacaacgaaagcaaccagaacgcCAAGGCCGGAAAAGGAGCGACTATCaaacaagataacgaaagcaaccagaatgcgAGAGGTGAAAGAGGTTCGACGATAAAACAGacaaacgaaaacaaccagaatgccaaAGCCGACAGTGGTTCGACTATCAGACAGgacaacgaaagcaaccagaacgcCAAAGCCGGAAAAGGAGccactatcagacaagataacgaaagcaaccagaatgctcatggcggaaaggggtcgactatcaaACAAGACAACAAAAACAACCAGAAAGCCAAGGCCGACAGAGGTTCGACTATCAGACAGgacaacgaaaacaaccagaatgccaaGGCCGACAGAGGTTCGACTATCAGACAGgacaacgaaagcaaccagaacgcCAAGGCCGGAAAAGGAGccactatcagacaagataacgaaagcaaccagaatgctcatggcggaaaggggtcgactatcaaACAAGACAACaaaaacaaccagaatgccaaGGCCGACAGAGGTTCGACTATCAGACAGgacaacgaaagcaaccagaatgccaaGGCCGGTAAAGGAGccactatcagacaagataacgaaaacaaccagaatgctcatggcggaaTGGGGTCGACTATCAAACAGacaaacgaaaacaaccagaatgccaaGGCCGACAGAGGTTCAACTATCAGACAGgacaacgaaagcaaccagaatgccaaAGCCGGTAAAGGAGccactatcagacaagataacgaaagcaaccagaatgccagAGGTGAAAGAGGTTCGACGATAAAACAGacaaacgaaaacaaccagaatgccaaGGCCGACAGAGGCTCAACTATCAGACAGgacaacgaaagcaaccagaacgcCAAGGCCGGAAAAGGAGccactatcagacaagataacgaaagcaaccaaaATGCCAGAGGTGAAATAGGTTCGACGATAAAACAGGcaaacgaaaacaaccagaatgccaaGGCCGACAGAGGCTCAACTATCAGACAGgacaacgaaagcaaccagaatgccaaGGCCGGTAAAGGAGccactatcagacaagataacgaaaacaaccagaatgctcatggcggaaaggggtcgactatcaaacagacaaacgaaaacaaccagaacGCCAAGGCCGACAGAGGTTCAACTATCAGACAGgacaacgaaagcaaccagaatgccaaGGCCGGAAAAGGAGccactatcagacaagataacgaaaacaagcagaatgctcatggcggaaaggggtcgacgATAAAACAGacaaacgaaaacaaccagaacGCCAAGGCCGACAGAG GCTCAACTATCAGACAGgacaacgaaagcaaccagaatgccaaGGCCGGAAAAGGAGccactatcagacaagataacgaaaacaagcagaatgctcatggcggaaaggggtcgacgATAAAACAAGACAACaaaaacaaccagaatgccaaGGCCGACAGAGGTTCGACTATCAGACAGgacaacgaaagcaaccagaatgccaaGGCCGGTAAAGGAGccactatcagacaagataacgaaaacaaccagaatgcaAAGGCCGACAGGG GTTCAACTATCAGACAGgacaacgaaagcaaccagaatgccaaGGCCGGAAAAGGAGccactatcagacaagataacgaaaacaagcagaatgctcatggcggaaaggggtcgacgATAAAACAAGACAACaaaaacaaccagaatgccaaGGCCGACAGAGGTTCGACTATCAGACAGGACAATGAAAGCAACCAGAACGCCAAGGCCGGAAAAGGAGCTACTATCAAACAAGATAACGAAAGTAACCAGAATGCGAGAGGTGAAAGAGGTTCGACGATAAAACAGacaaacgaaaacaaccagaatgccaaAGCCGACAGTGGTTCGACTATCAGACAGgacaacgaaagcaaccagaacgcCAAGGCCGGAAAAGGGGccactatcagacaagataacgaaagcaaccagaatgctcatggcggaaaggggtcgaccATCCAACAAGACAACaaaaacaaccagaatgccaaGGCCGACAGAGGTTCGACTATCAGACAGgacaacgaaagcaaccagaatgccaaGGCCGGTAGAGGAGccactatcagacaagataacgaaaacaaccagaatgcgcatggcggaaaggggtcgactatcaaACAAGACAACAAAAATAACCAGAATGCCAGAGGTGGAGACCGATCATCTATTAGTCAAGATAACGAAAACCGTCAGATTGCTAAAGCCAAAGTATGCTCTAAAGtacgacatacaaataaaaacaaacaaaacgcgAAAGGTGAAAGAGGAACAAATATAGGACAAAATAACGATAAcaaccagaatgctcatggcggaaaggggtcgcatataaaacaaacaaacgaaaacAACCAAAATGCTAAAGGCGGAAAGGGATCCACAATCAGACAAGACAACGAAAATAACCAGAATGCCAGAG gcggaaaggggtcgactatcagacaagataacgaaaacaaccagaatgccagaggcggaaaagggtcgactatcagacaagataacgaaagcaaccaacatgctcatggcggaaaggggtcgactatcagacaagataacgaaaacaaccagaatgcgCATGGCGGAAAAGGGtcgcatataaaacaaacaaacgaaaacAACCAAAATGCTAAAGGCGGAAAGGGATCCACCATCAGACAAgacaacgaaaacaaccagaatgccagaggcggaaaggggtcgactatcagacaagataacgaaagcaaccagaatgctagaggcggaaaggggtccactatcagacaagataatgaaaacaaccagaatgctaaaggcggaaaggggtcgactatcaaACAAGACAACAGAAACAACCAGAACGCCGCAGGTGGTAATGATTCAGTTATTAGACAAGATAATAAAAACCACCAAAATGCTGAAACCGGAGAACGATCTAAGATAAAACATGATAAGAATGACCATGTCAAAGATTGCTCGAAGGAGGAATTAAATAAGCGTAAGAATTCTACTACAGTTAAGAAGGTTACCAAAGAGGTCGTTCTTAAAAAGGACAAGAGATCCGAAGTCAATGAATCTGAGTCATcgaaaactaaagaaaaaagtaaatctAAAGTTAAAACGGTAGTGAAGACAAAGACAGTTGAAAAAACCAAAGAGCAGAATTCGAAAGGCGAAAAACATCATTGTGGTAACTAA